GTTCGAACGCACCCTCGCGCGCGCGAAACGACCCCCTGTGGACGAATCCCGCCGCCCTCCCGTTCGCTCGGCCGTCGGAATGGTCGCCGGAGTTAGCTCTGGCGCGTCTCCGGCCGGTGCCGAGCTAGCACCCACGTGGCACCGCCCCGTGCCACTGACTGGTGGCCCCCAGTGGACCCGCTGACCCCGTTGACTGGTTTGACTAGTCAACCGTGCTAACGGGGCAGCCCCGaggcactgacatgtgggcccccctcTGTTATATTAGTCTAATaacgttttataaataaaaatgatTAGTTAACCTAAAACACTCGCTGACGCCCAGGGCCCACGCccctaattaaccctgttagtttaGTTAATCCACTATTAAGCcagcagaggctgacatgtgggtcccagtggccCCATTGGTCagctttgaccagtcaaccggtctgttgacttgctgatgtcagcatggcgtcatgctgacgtcgtattccttttctgttaatttaaataatttctgaatattaataaaactttaaaaattcatagaaaataaaccgtagctcggataaaaatgttttctatatgaaagttgctcagaaaaatccaacgaatccgaatacgtggtccgttcatccgtcacatgcccctagcatgctgaacatggaactttccccctcttttcctttgtccggaatccacctaacatcgggaattcaccctcggatgtttccccccttcgtctgcaacgtgtagtaccgcgttagagcacgcttagcgctacgtatcgtcatgtcatgcttagtgttacctctgtttgctatgtatttactgtttcttccccctcttctctccggtagaccccaagaccgatgccgcccctgtgatcgactacgtcgacgacgacccctccttgccagagcaaccaggcaagccccccctttgatcatcccgatatcgcccattcctttctctcatgcttgcattagattttgctactgttattgtatgctcctattctgatgcatagcctgcttttgtatctgttgttgtaccttacctgcttatcctaaactgcttagtataggttggttagtgatccatcagtggcccccaccttgtccttgttgcccctgcttcatcattgaagacccgatcaacgggattgaagaccaggccccggcaccgcacatcactttccccttagttgctcgacactgctgggttactatcgagtgccgagggtgagacctctacagcacttctgatgttaaccctgtggtgtagctattcggtcgtggtcatcgagggtgattccgccttaaccacttccgatacgactctgtcgtgcaacccctcaagtgtgaacctcgggggtgattcctcttacgttcaccttgatgattaaatCGAGtgaaattcaccgggggtgattcctcgggttttccccttgatgtttggacacacggttactatggttactatgactttacactgaaccatgttactaaagacgggtcgaccctgaggggtgcccgcgcgagcataattgcgagtgatgaggagtcgggttgacctggaaggtgcccgcgagataattacgaggcgtggccgggcattcttggtccttgccgcaagtcctcgagacggggcaacggggtcacatctttcgtgagtctctgcttgttaccgcgcgttcctaatccactatgatttggatatttgatccgaggggcctctggcctgatagcactaaccatcacgtgggcatagtatgggcgttctgcgtcgtatacatcagctgaagcttaatagacgtcagcgactgagtggcgcgcgccgggttagactacgtaagcgcctgccttgttgaaggaggtagccaggtctgctcaccggccgcgtacgcaacgtgcaggagtttccgaggagatggcccatgacccctgggggcataggtttagtccggcgtgctggcctctctattaagtctaggtcgggttgcggcgtattgtttggccgaggccgggcatgacccaggaaagtgtgtccggccggagtcaatcgagcgtggtgggtaagttggtgcacccctgcagggaagaaaacatctatcgatagcctgtcctacggtaacggacacttggagttgtatcccgatcgatacaactagaactggatacttgtgatgagaactggatggtgatgaggttttgattgtgatgataactggatagtatggctctgggattgctttctcgcagggagtcgagaaaggatctctggccgaggttgataacactactaccactttactttatgctactccactccctcctgttgctgcaagatggtgggttcgagaagatgctagtcttcgataggactaggccttctctctattctggcatttctgcagcccagtccacatatatagccttcctttgaaaatgttgcatctgtagtgtagatccttgcttgcgagtactttggatgagtactcacggttgctttgctccttctttttccccttttccattcttctcggatgacgcaaccagatgacggagtccaggagccagatgacacctttgacgacttctactacaccgagggcgtctactaccacgtggcggagaccgccgatgaccaggagtagttaggaggctcccaggcaggaggccttgccttttcgatcatagatgcttttgtgctagccttcttaaggcaaacttgtctaacttatgtctgtactcagatattgttgcttccgctgactcgtttgtattcaagctgatgtattcgagccctcgaggcccctggcttgtaatataaagcttgtattattttaatttgtgtctagagttgtgttgtgatatcttcccgtgagtccttgatcttgatcgtacacatttgcgtgtatgattagtgtacgattgaatcgagggcgtaacAAGGACCctgccggcgctgatcctccacgccccaggcacccgcatgtccggcgggaccggatACTCGGCCTCATAGAGAAGCCGAGtttcgtcctcgtgaaggtggctGCGGCCGAAGTAGTTCGCTGCCGCGCCATCGCCTGGAAAGCGCTCGGCCATTGGGTGAACTGGAAACGGCGAGAAGAGAGGGAGGAACGGGGGCGTCGAGGAACGGGAGCGTCGGCGGTGGAGAGTCTGTGCGTCACCGGTGCGGGAggggtcggcttatataggcggcgctcgcgtggccgccgtgtgtacgcgtggcgggcgagggacgtGTGTCATCCCGTCTTCACTGCGCcgtccgtgaggcatcaatggaagaggctgaccggcgcggcagcgcgcggcagctttggcattgattccgccacgggaaccgaggcgatgaagatgacgaagcGACGAGAAGAGTCGAGTCGCTGCCAAGGAGGGCCCGGCGATTTTCGCGCGAAAAACGGTTCGGCCGGCGCCCCAAGCatcccccagcgcgccgggttcggcctgcgtcCACCGACGCCAATTTCAGCCCAATCCAGCAAAAAAAAGGCCTTTAAGGACACGACTGAACCGATTTTTCGACACCGACGACCGAAAAATCACCTGGAGGGCCTTGTTgaggacgcggctggagatgctcttacccgGTTGCCACCGTATGTACCAACATGCGACAGCAATCGATTCCTGAAGACCAAGACATCTCAAACAGGAATAGTGGCTGGATTTATAACTGGATAGTGAATAGTGCCCGAACGATCACAGCCGTCGAGCGATGCTAACAGCTGATGGAGCGATGACGGCCGTCCGATAGCCGCGAAGCGTTAACTGACCTGCGTCATGTACTGACACCAATGCACCGCCGCCGCGAGCTACCGGCAGAGAAAGCAGCCCAAACGAAAGCGAGCTGCTTGACTGCCGGCGTGGCGCGGCGGTGCTCGTTACTCGTTTGCGTCTCCACCATTGCTTAGGATGAACTTGGCGATAAGGAAGGTATAACAGCACTGCGCAAAAGGCGAGATTCCCTGCCTCCCCGGCCatgccagtatgccacacccctctcggtGTCCGCCCCCGGTGGGCTTGGAATCTCCCGTCCCTTTCGCTCTATACAAGCCCCACTTCCTCCTCCCCTGCCCCAGTCCCAGTCCCAGTCCACGCGCACACCATCTGTTCGACGTATTGCCGGCATGGGGCTCCCCCACGCCGGCGTCCTGATCTTTGGTCTTCTGTCCGTGTTCCAACTGTCGCATTCGTCATCAGGTCAGAATTGCTCAGTCGGAACTGCTTAAAAGGATGCGGTTGTTCTTGCCGTCTTGGTGGTTGCTTAGGTTGTGCTTTGTCTTTGCAGACAAGGACGACTTCACCAAGGTCAGGGCGGTGAACCTGGGAGGCTGGCTGGTGGTGGAGGGGTGGATCAAGCCTTCCTTGTTTGATGGCATCCCAAATGGGGACATGCTGGTAGGTCCTCTCTCTTGTTCTCGGACCCCCATGCTTGTTATATAGTGCTGTGCATTTTTCTTTGCCCCCTCGTGATGTGGCTATCGGATTCGCTTCAGGATGGCGTGCAGGTGCAGCTCAAGTCTGTTGCTCTCCAGAAGTACGTGAGTGCAGTTGGTGGTGGCGGTGGAAATGTGGCCGTGGACCAGGATGCTGCTTCGACATGGGAGACTTTCAAGGTAAACTGCCAAAGGGAAGTGGTTTCTTGCAGAATGAAAGTGAATTGATGATACACACGTTTGGTGCCTGTTTGGGAAGCTGAATGGTTCTGTATCTTGTCTGTTGGATATCTTGGAGAAAACAACATTGAATAGATGCATTCGCCTCAACATTTAGGCCGTCATTGTTTTTTCAAGCACTCCATTTTGTTCTTCTCTAAAGAACTGAGATGAAAATGCGATACAGAGTAGCATTTTCTTCAACCTTCAAAGACAATATTCTGGTTCCTGAAGATCATCAGGTCTTCAACTCACCAACGCGACTCAGGAAGACCTAGTTAATTTAGAACTGTCACGAAGTTTAAGGACCCGTGTAGTACCCGAGGGCTTAAGGGGAAAACTGAACTGTTTTTACACAGGTCAGGGGAAAAAAATACTGCTTGGTAATATGCAGATGGCTGAATTgtactatgtactccctccgtccggaaaaggttgtctctcaaatggatgtatctagcaccaggttagtgctagatacatACATTTGAGGGATAaacttgggacaagctttttcggacggagggagtatgtgtgtgTTTCCCAGTGGAAGAAGGTGCACTTCTAGTAAACTGCACGAGTTCACTATTTTTACATTTGTCCTCTAGAGCTGTCATCCATCTTAGTGAGAAATAAATATATCTTACTTGAGGGAAAATAAATATATACTCAAATAAAACAATCATATCTTAGTTTGTTCCTAATTGCATTTGTCTTGGCGTTGTTTTCAGCTGTGGAGAGTTTCTGATAGTGAATTTCAGTTCCGATGCCTCAATGGTCAGTTCTTGACAGCAAGTAATCAGGATGTGATCTCAGCAACTACAGATTCACCAGGAGACTCCGAAACATTTTATATCGAACGGAATAATTCAATGCTTCATATCAAGCTTTCAAATGGGAGCTATTTGCAGGTATTGATTATGCTGTCGATATGATCTTCAGATTTCAGCAGTTATGTACACTCATCAGACTCCTTTCTATGGAAATGAAACTAATTAGCTAAAGCTTCAGCATTGCAACCAGGAAAGTTGATGTATACTCCATTATTCAGGTCACAAATAACAATCAGCTTACTTCAAATTATCATTCCCAGCCTGGATGGGGTGATGATATGGCAACATTCCAGATGACAATAGCTGCCAACAACTTGCATGGAGATTACCAGCTTGCTAATGGGTATGGACCTGTGCAGGCAAAAGCGGTCTTGACTGTAAGTTTCATAATTTCAGAGCTGTGTCACCTCCTCCCAGTCTGTAGTGCAGAGCTTTATTCCATAAAAGCGTTTATTGGCTATTTTACACAATTTGCAGGAACACCGAAAGAGCTTTGTTACTGGAAATGATTTCTTTCTCCTCTCGCAAAACAGTATAAATGCAGTCAGGATTCCAGTTGGATGGTGGATTGCGTATGATCCTGATCCACCCGCTCCATTTATTGGTGGCTCCCTTGAGTACCTTGATAGAGCATTCTACTGGGCACAGTAGGTCTAGCCTCTAAACAGTTCTTGATTGTTACTCCCACAAAAAAATCTTTAAAGTTTGAGACTGCACCATATGGTGGATCTGATTTTGAGATCAGGGTTTATGGCTTGAAGTGCATCATCGATCTTCATGCGGCTCCTGGATCTCAAAACGGAATGGAGCACAGTGCTAGCAGGGATGGTTCAGTAGATTGGCCTTCAGAGGTTAATATACAGAAGACTCTGGATGTCATTAAATTTTTAGCTCAAAGGTAACATTAACTCTTGCACTCTCCCTAAAAAAAATGAAACTCTTTCACTCTATTTCCTAGTTACGAAGTTTTTGCTTTGTGTGGACGAAATATTTCTTGATGATGCCATTGGTAACATCAGGCCACGAAAATAAATAAAGGCATCACCAAGTTGGAAAAAAGACTCAGTTCTCATTCTCCATAGATCTGTGAAGGATTAATTTATCTCATACTTCAAAGATCTTGCAAAAAAAAGGCAGTGGACAATGAGTAGCAATAGGTATTTGCACATCTTGGCACTTTTTCAACAATATGTACTCTTGGTCACTAGAATAACAAGCGAAAAAAGGCAACTTCAGAACATATGTTAACAACTTTAACAACTAACAATGTCTGATCTGCTCACTAATGAGGGGATACATGAAAGTAAAGAGCCATGTTTTCGATTTTCATTAGCATTTTTTTCTTCATGTGAACAACGCGATTCTATCTATCACAATTTTCTCAGTTCTAACAAAGTAACAAGACGTATTGTCTCTTTATCTGCAGGTATGCAGACGATCCCTCGCTTCTTGGTATCGAGCTTCTGAATGAGCCTTCTGCAGGAGCAGTCCCACTGGATACTCTTGTGGCGTATTACAAAAAAGGCTACAAAATTGTACGAAGTTATTCGGAGACAGCTTATGTTATATTCTGCCAGAGGATAGGGAATGCAGACCCAATGGAGCTTTATCAGGCTGACCTGGGACCAACTAACACTGTTGTTGATTTGCATTACTACAATTTGTTTGATCCTTATTATGAGAAGCTTAACGCAACAGAGAACATACAGTTTGTTTATGAAAAAAGACTGCCTCAAGTGCGGGCCTTGAACGGCGCAAATGGACCTCTTGTTTTTGTCGGTACGTCCTGCATACTATTACAACTTAATGTAAAAATTCACACAGGCATTTGGATTTTGGTCTATCATTTAACTGTAGGTGTTTCTTAGTTTATCCTGCTCTTGATAAAGACTTTTCTATGCCATTACTCAGGAGAGTGGGTGAATGAATGGAATGTGGCAAATGCTTCACAAATTCAATACCGATCTTTTGGAAAAGCTCAATTGGAGGTCTTTGGAGAAGCCTCCTTTGGCTGGTCTTATTGGACAGTCAGGTGCAACAGTGTGCACTGGGATTATGAATGGAACGTAAGGAATCGGTATCTTATTATTGGTAAGCAGTTTGTTCTTCAGCTGCCTTCAACCTCCAGTCACTTAAACACAATCCACACTGGGCCTGGAATGACCCGGCGGAGGGGAGTTTGAgggttaagagcatctccagccgttgagcccCCAAGACGCGCCGAAAATCGCCGCTGGGGCGAGCCGGCGTTTTTTTCGGCGTGGGGGCGAGCACGTCCCCAGCCGTCACCCCCAGGTCGGGCCCCAGACGTCCCCACAGTTCGGCCAAATTTCAGCAAACACGGCCAAATTTCAACAAACACGACATATTTCGGCGAAATTTAGACgttttttacatgaataaaatggaCGGAAAAAACCCTAAACTACGGGCCGAAGTAGGCACTGAGCAGGGCATAGTCGTCGTCGGCGTCAtcctcctgcttctcctccttGACACGGCCGGCGCCGCTGCTCGACCCCTCGCCCCGGCGCGCTGCTtcacggcggcggcgttcggcaaTCTCCTCCAGAGCGCGGCGCTGGCGGTCCAGCTCCATGCGCGCGTAGTCCTCGCGCGCCCACTTCAAGGCGGCCTCTTCTTCGTCGGCCTCCTCGGCGAGAGCAGGCTCCGGcttcacggcggcgagccccggctccggcTTCACCGTCGCCAGCCTTGGCTCCCTCTTCGGCTTGACCAGGCGAGGaggggccgaggaggaggagccACGACCGCCGTCGTTGATGACGAGGCCGGCGCCGCGGGTGCGCCTACCGAGCGGCATCTCGGACGGCTCTGGCTTGACGCTGACCAACGTTGGCGCGCCGGAGGAGTGAGAGGAGgatcgggaggaggaggaagaggaggatgacCATCCCATCCTCCTCCTCGACAGCCACGCGCCGCCGCTCCGAGCGGTCGGGTACTcgaacggcgggtcgttgccgcccttgAGGTGCGCGAGGACGCCGCTGAGCGTGCGGcccgggacgccccaccacaggcggcggcccTCGCTGTTGTTGCGGTCGCGCGGCGTCGGCGCGTTGTTGGTGCAGCCTTGGCACTGATTCCCCGTGGGAAAACCGAGACGATGAGGACGACCAGCCTTCGTCTCGCTGACGCGCCGGTCCCGCCACTCTTTCGCTCGAAAACGTTCGcgccggcgcccccgagcgccccccccccccccagcgcgccgggttcgggttgagTGCGCTGGCGCCAATTTCGGCTCAATCCGGCAAAAAACAGGCTCATTCAGGTGACTAAAAAATAGCCTTGGGGAGGCCTGTTGagagcgcggctggagatgctctaacaggcGGGTGTGGTTAGAGGGATGACCTGGGACAGCAGAGGAGGCAGGGCGGAGTGTAATGGTGCCACCGGTCATGACAGGTGGCTTATGGGGAGCCGTGAGCGGCTGCTAGAGCTAGGGATACGAATGGGGACGATTGATTTACCAGCTGAGTTCCAAGTGCTACCTCCGTAATTTAATATAAGACGTTTCTCTGACACTACAACAATGCCAAAAAAAAACGTCTTGTAGGTTACGGATGGAGTAATTTACTAGTCCAACCTACCTACTTCATTTACTTGACAAAAACGCAAGCACATGCGTTGAATGAGCCATCAATTGAGTTGGAAGCATCTTCCAAAAAGCAAAAATTATTTGGCCCAGTTTGGAACGCATGAACTCAAAACGTTGGAATAGGGGAAACCACAACAAATAGAACTATAGAAAAGATTTAAAATTATCACTTGG
The sequence above is drawn from the Triticum aestivum cultivar Chinese Spring chromosome 7A, IWGSC CS RefSeq v2.1, whole genome shotgun sequence genome and encodes:
- the LOC123149380 gene encoding probable glucan 1,3-beta-glucosidase A isoform X2, translated to MGLPHAGVLIFGLLSVFQLSHSSSDKDDFTKVRAVNLGGWLVVEGWIKPSLFDGIPNGDMLDGVQVQLKSVALQKYVSAVGGGGGNVAVDQDAASTWETFKLWRVSDSEFQFRCLNGQFLTASNQDVISATTDSPGDSETFYIERNNSMLHIKLSNGSYLQVTNNNQLTSNYHSQPGWGDDMATFQMTIAANNLHGDYQLANGYGPVQAKAVLTEHRKSFVTGNDFFLLSQNSINAVRIPVGWWIAYDPDPPAPFIGGSLEYLDRAFYWAQVYGLKCIIDLHAAPGSQNGMEHSASRDGSVDWPSEVNIQKTLDVIKFLAQRYADDPSLLGIELLNEPSAGAVPLDTLVAYYKKGYKIVRSYSETAYVIFCQRIGNADPMELYQADLGPTNTVVDLHYYNLFDPYYEKLNATENIQFVYEKRLPQVRALNGANGPLVFVGEWVNEWNVANASQIQYRSFGKAQLEVFGEASFGWSYWTVRCNSVHWDYEWNVRNRYLIIGGSPLQRASYTMLVAGCLMYLLLLTLIQ
- the LOC123149380 gene encoding probable glucan 1,3-beta-glucosidase A isoform X1, which encodes MGLPHAGVLIFGLLSVFQLSHSSSDKDDFTKVRAVNLGGWLVVEGWIKPSLFDGIPNGDMLDGVQVQLKSVALQKYVSAVGGGGGNVAVDQDAASTWETFKLWRVSDSEFQFRCLNGQFLTASNQDVISATTDSPGDSETFYIERNNSMLHIKLSNGSYLQVTNNNQLTSNYHSQPGWGDDMATFQMTIAANNLHGDYQLANGYGPVQAKAVLTEHRKSFVTGNDFFLLSQNSINAVRIPVGWWIAYDPDPPAPFIGGSLEYLDRAFYWAQVYGLKCIIDLHAAPGSQNGMEHSASRDGSVDWPSEVNIQKTLDVIKFLAQRYADDPSLLGIELLNEPSAGAVPLDTLVAYYKKGYKIVRSYSETAYVIFCQRIGNADPMELYQADLGPTNTVVDLHYYNLFDPYYEKLNATENIQFVYEKRLPQVRALNGANGPLVFVGEWVNEWNVANASQIQYRSFGKAQLEVFGEASFGWSYWTVRCNSVHWDYEWNVRNRYLIIGKQFVLQLPSTSSHLNTIHTGPGMTRRRGV